In Deinococcus sedimenti, a single genomic region encodes these proteins:
- a CDS encoding FKBP-type peptidyl-prolyl cis-trans isomerase, whose translation MNITQDKVVELDYKLTVNGEIIDQSEPGEPLVYLQGHSNIIPGLERALEGKTVGDELQVTVQPEDGYGERDEENIDELSREDFEDDVEVGATYYAQAEDGSVIPFTVMSVDGEKITVDFNPPLAGMVLNFDVKVLNVRDATPEELDHGHAHSDGDHDHE comes from the coding sequence ATGAACATCACCCAGGACAAGGTTGTCGAACTCGACTACAAACTCACCGTGAACGGCGAGATCATCGACCAGAGCGAACCCGGCGAACCGCTGGTGTACCTGCAGGGCCACAGCAACATCATCCCCGGGCTGGAGCGCGCGCTGGAAGGCAAGACCGTCGGCGACGAGCTGCAGGTGACCGTGCAGCCCGAGGACGGCTACGGCGAGCGGGACGAGGAGAACATCGACGAACTGTCCCGCGAGGACTTCGAGGACGACGTCGAGGTCGGCGCCACCTACTACGCGCAGGCCGAGGACGGCAGCGTCATTCCCTTCACGGTCATGAGCGTCGACGGCGAGAAGATCACCGTGGACTTCAACCCTCCCCTGGCGGGCATGGTCCTGAACTTCGACGTGAAGGTCCTGAACGTCCGTGACGCGACGCCTGAGGAACTCGACCACGGCCACGCGCACAGCGACGGCGACCACGACCACGAGTAA
- a CDS encoding CAP domain-containing protein, whose product MMGFRRALWAILGGAALFALGLSGIWLAGWWPGQRTAVPPAPRVEEPLAQPPAPSTPDAQPPLAPTPEVQVPADPAVPEPPVSPAPATAPEAERPVPSDLAGVQQEMQDRTPTSPASGEQQPVGPGRPTPTPPRPVVTTAPPAAAAPVSPLLAGLNRVRARAGMPAVKAEAAWQGGCAGHARYLVREDRAEHRQDPASPFRSAAGEACAPGHYFVSSRADATPERALRYWVGGAFHLPQLLDPRLTRVAAGVAHDEGGGFRSAVVLDVRRGLTGAARYPVRYPAPGQAAPTLTAVTGEWPDALAGCPPRPVRGAPIALLLGPARPQDVTAASLSVNGRRAGACLLTASTFNGANDSETRVGRGVLAAQGGALVLPDAPLPAGADVEVRFVTARGPVSWSFRTQP is encoded by the coding sequence ATGATGGGTTTCCGGCGGGCCCTGTGGGCGATCCTGGGTGGCGCGGCGCTGTTCGCGCTGGGCCTGAGCGGCATCTGGCTGGCCGGGTGGTGGCCGGGACAGCGGACGGCTGTGCCGCCCGCGCCACGCGTGGAGGAACCGCTCGCGCAACCCCCCGCGCCATCCACCCCGGACGCGCAGCCCCCCCTGGCCCCGACGCCGGAGGTCCAGGTCCCGGCCGACCCGGCGGTGCCGGAGCCTCCCGTTTCCCCGGCACCCGCCACCGCGCCCGAGGCGGAGCGGCCCGTGCCGTCGGACCTCGCCGGGGTTCAGCAGGAGATGCAGGACAGGACCCCCACGTCCCCGGCCAGCGGGGAGCAGCAACCGGTCGGTCCGGGGCGGCCCACCCCGACGCCACCCCGGCCGGTGGTCACCACCGCTCCCCCGGCGGCCGCCGCCCCCGTCTCTCCCCTGCTGGCGGGCCTGAACCGGGTGCGCGCTCGGGCCGGGATGCCCGCCGTGAAGGCCGAGGCGGCGTGGCAGGGCGGCTGCGCGGGGCACGCGCGGTACCTCGTGCGGGAGGACCGCGCCGAGCACCGTCAGGACCCTGCCAGTCCGTTCCGGTCTGCGGCGGGCGAGGCCTGCGCGCCCGGGCATTACTTCGTTTCCAGTCGCGCGGACGCCACGCCCGAACGGGCGCTGCGGTACTGGGTGGGCGGCGCGTTTCACCTGCCGCAGCTGCTCGACCCACGCCTGACGCGCGTCGCGGCGGGCGTGGCGCACGACGAGGGCGGCGGGTTCCGCTCGGCGGTGGTGCTGGACGTCCGGCGCGGCCTGACGGGCGCGGCGCGCTACCCGGTGCGGTATCCGGCGCCCGGTCAGGCGGCGCCCACCCTGACGGCCGTGACGGGCGAATGGCCGGACGCGCTGGCCGGGTGCCCACCCAGGCCGGTGCGGGGCGCGCCCATCGCGCTGCTGCTCGGCCCGGCGCGTCCGCAGGACGTGACCGCCGCGAGCCTCAGCGTGAATGGGCGGCGGGCGGGAGCGTGTCTGCTCACGGCGTCCACCTTCAATGGAGCGAACGACAGCGAGACCCGGGTGGGCCGGGGCGTGCTGGCCGCGCAGGGGGGCGCGCTGGTCCTGCCGGACGCGCCGCTGCCCGCCGGGGCGGACGTGGAGGTCCGCTTCGTCACGGCGCGCGGCCCGGTGTCGTGGTCGTTCCGCACGCAGCCCTGA
- a CDS encoding molybdopterin molybdotransferase MoeA — protein MTAAPPFPMHVSVTDARAYLTALLPERTPETVPLAQAYGRTLAADVPALVSHPSATESALDGIAAREADTLGAAPDAPARLRVIGESRAGAAFTGTVGAGECVRIYTGAPLPAGADAICPVEQLTDDGPDGVLLRRPASPADVRHEGGDFRAGEVVLHAGQRLTAPRLALAAALGHAELSVQRRLRVALLSTGDEVVPPGQPLTAGQVYDSNSVGLHAMLLESGCEVLPLGHAPDSPQALQAAIDAAGGADVLLTSGGVSMGKYDFMRDLLVEQGRVSFWKVRMRPGGPAILGGWNGLPVFGLPGNPVSSLVVFHVIVRPALTGQPPQTLRLRAASAFRALPDKTAYWRGVIDSGTVRDYGQQGSGILRSLSDADALVIVPEGQAVQAGDDVDVILL, from the coding sequence ATGACCGCCGCCCCGCCCTTCCCGATGCACGTCAGCGTGACCGACGCCCGCGCGTACCTGACCGCCCTGCTGCCCGAACGGACCCCCGAGACGGTGCCCCTGGCGCAGGCGTACGGCCGCACCCTGGCGGCGGACGTGCCCGCGCTGGTCAGCCACCCCAGCGCCACCGAGAGCGCCCTGGACGGCATCGCCGCCCGCGAGGCCGACACGCTGGGCGCCGCCCCGGACGCCCCGGCGCGCCTGCGCGTGATCGGCGAGAGTCGCGCCGGAGCGGCGTTCACCGGCACGGTCGGCGCGGGCGAGTGCGTGCGGATCTACACCGGCGCGCCCCTCCCGGCGGGCGCGGACGCCATCTGCCCGGTGGAACAGCTGACCGACGACGGCCCGGACGGGGTGCTGTTGCGCCGCCCCGCCAGTCCCGCCGACGTCCGCCATGAGGGCGGCGACTTCCGCGCGGGCGAGGTCGTCCTGCACGCCGGTCAGCGCCTCACTGCCCCCCGGCTGGCGCTCGCAGCGGCCCTGGGGCACGCTGAGCTGAGCGTGCAGCGCCGCCTGCGGGTCGCGCTGCTCTCCACCGGGGACGAGGTCGTCCCGCCCGGCCAGCCCCTGACCGCCGGGCAGGTGTACGACAGCAACAGCGTCGGCCTGCACGCCATGCTGCTCGAAAGCGGCTGCGAGGTCCTCCCGCTCGGGCACGCCCCCGACAGCCCCCAGGCCCTCCAGGCGGCCATCGACGCGGCAGGCGGCGCGGACGTCCTGCTGACCAGCGGGGGCGTCAGCATGGGCAAATACGACTTCATGCGGGACCTGCTGGTCGAACAGGGCCGCGTGAGCTTCTGGAAGGTCCGCATGCGCCCCGGCGGCCCCGCCATCCTGGGCGGCTGGAACGGCCTCCCCGTGTTCGGCCTGCCCGGCAACCCCGTCAGCAGCCTCGTGGTGTTCCACGTGATCGTGCGGCCCGCCCTGACCGGCCAGCCCCCCCAGACGCTGCGCCTGCGTGCCGCCAGCGCCTTCCGCGCCCTGCCGGACAAGACCGCCTACTGGCGCGGCGTGATCGACAGCGGCACGGTCCGCGACTACGGCCAGCAGGGCAGCGGCATCCTGCGCTCGCTGAGCGACGCCGACGCCCTGGTCATCGTCCCCGAAGGTCAGGCCGTGCAGGCCGGAGACGACGTGGACGTCATCCTGCTGTAA
- a CDS encoding glycoside hydrolase family 13 protein: MNALHPDHTLDARPVTPQWVTDAVFYQIFPDRFARSGRVRGLNLQEWGDTPHFNRYMGGDLWGVAAKLDYIQSLGVNAIYFCPVFQSASNHRYHTHDYYQVDPMLGGNEALRHLIDEAHARGMRVVLDGVFNHSSRGFFQFNDLLEQGEASAYRDWFHVDGWPLHPYDDAQPANYAAWWGNRALPKFNTDNRAVRAFLWDVAEHWIRFGVDGWRLDVPNEIDDDSFWQEFRRRVKAINPDAYIVGEIWGDAHRWLQGDQFDAVMNYHFTRPCLAFFGAHTLDHPMNERSGTGRVDAMDAASFAQRMTEVTQMYHPDVVRVQLNLLDSHDTARFLTAVGGDHTAFRLATVFQMTYVGTPCIYYGDEVGLPGGPDPDCRRAFPWDEGTWNQETLSLTRKLTAARHATPALQRGDFHVTHAQGEQLVYARRHESGAALIGLNAGRDDAHLPFTGVTPGDYRDVITGRTVHLTGDTPLSVPARGAMVLVPLE; the protein is encoded by the coding sequence ATGAACGCGCTCCACCCCGACCACACCCTCGATGCCCGCCCCGTCACGCCCCAGTGGGTGACGGACGCGGTGTTCTACCAGATCTTCCCCGACCGCTTCGCCCGATCGGGCCGCGTGCGGGGCCTGAACCTCCAGGAGTGGGGGGATACGCCGCACTTCAACCGTTACATGGGCGGCGACCTGTGGGGCGTGGCGGCGAAACTGGACTACATCCAGAGTCTGGGCGTGAACGCCATCTACTTCTGCCCGGTGTTCCAGTCGGCCAGCAACCACCGCTACCACACGCATGACTACTATCAGGTGGACCCCATGCTGGGCGGGAACGAGGCGCTGCGGCACCTGATCGACGAGGCGCACGCGCGCGGCATGCGCGTCGTGCTGGACGGCGTGTTCAACCACTCCAGCCGGGGCTTCTTCCAGTTCAACGACCTGCTGGAGCAGGGCGAGGCGAGCGCGTACCGCGACTGGTTCCACGTGGACGGCTGGCCGCTGCACCCGTACGACGACGCGCAGCCCGCGAACTACGCGGCGTGGTGGGGCAACCGCGCGCTGCCGAAGTTCAACACGGACAACCGCGCGGTGCGGGCGTTCCTGTGGGACGTCGCGGAGCACTGGATCCGTTTCGGGGTGGACGGCTGGCGGCTGGACGTCCCGAACGAGATCGACGACGATTCCTTCTGGCAGGAGTTCCGGCGGCGCGTCAAGGCCATCAACCCGGACGCGTACATCGTCGGGGAGATCTGGGGCGACGCGCACCGCTGGTTGCAGGGCGACCAGTTCGACGCAGTCATGAACTACCACTTCACGCGGCCCTGCCTGGCGTTCTTCGGGGCGCACACGCTCGATCACCCCATGAACGAGCGCAGCGGCACCGGGAGGGTGGACGCGATGGACGCCGCCTCGTTCGCGCAGCGCATGACCGAGGTGACGCAGATGTACCACCCGGACGTGGTACGCGTGCAGCTGAACCTGCTCGACTCGCACGACACGGCGCGGTTCCTGACCGCCGTGGGTGGGGATCACACGGCGTTCCGGCTGGCGACAGTGTTCCAGATGACGTACGTGGGCACGCCCTGCATCTACTACGGGGACGAGGTCGGCCTGCCCGGCGGCCCCGACCCCGACTGCCGCCGCGCGTTCCCCTGGGACGAGGGCACGTGGAATCAGGAAACCCTGAGCCTGACCCGCAAACTGACCGCTGCACGGCACGCCACGCCCGCCCTGCAACGCGGGGACTTCCACGTGACGCACGCGCAGGGTGAACAGCTCGTGTACGCCCGCCGTCACGAGAGCGGCGCGGCCCTGATCGGCCTGAACGCGGGCCGCGACGACGCGCACCTGCCCTTCACGGGCGTCACGCCCGGCGATTACCGGGACGTGATCACGGGCCGTACCGTGCACCTGACCGGTGACACGCCGCTGAGCGTCCCCGCGCGCGGCGCGATGGTGCTGGTTCCCCTGGAGTGA
- a CDS encoding HD domain-containing protein, with protein MFRRRLSLPPFPPGGVLVGGAARDWLRGVAAKDFDWMVPDPAGAARELADALGGSAFELDAERGYWRVSAAGGVQHDLVPRPADVEGDLRRRDFTVNALGVLPGGRVLDVVGGQADLRARRLRMVSRDNLRADPLRAWRAARFELTLGFQLEAGTEAAVREVASDLAAGALPMPAWERVRDEVHALLRSADAARGVGRLEELGLLALTVPELREGRGVAQGSFHHLDVFAHGVEALHQLIGRFPDAPVPLRWAALLHDVGKPRTLARDELTGRASFHGHDKVGAALTAQVLTRLKLPGEDVRHAAALVGAHMVPLPASEREARRFVHRRRALLPDLLAVMLADREAARGPLSSEASRRAYARGIERVLAALEEQPSAPPPLLRGEEIMALLGVPPGPRVGEATRALAEAAALGEVTTPEEVRAFLRAWNAAN; from the coding sequence ATGTTCCGTCGCCGCCTTTCTCTGCCGCCGTTCCCGCCGGGTGGGGTGCTGGTGGGCGGCGCGGCGCGTGACTGGTTGCGTGGGGTGGCGGCGAAGGATTTCGACTGGATGGTGCCGGACCCGGCCGGGGCGGCGCGGGAGCTGGCGGACGCGCTGGGTGGTTCGGCGTTCGAGCTGGACGCGGAGCGGGGGTATTGGCGGGTGTCGGCGGCGGGTGGGGTGCAGCATGATCTGGTGCCGCGCCCGGCAGACGTGGAGGGGGATCTGCGGCGGCGGGATTTCACGGTGAATGCGCTGGGGGTGCTGCCGGGCGGGCGGGTGCTGGACGTGGTGGGCGGGCAGGCGGACCTGCGCGCGCGGCGGCTGCGGATGGTGTCGCGGGACAACCTGCGGGCGGACCCCCTGCGGGCGTGGCGGGCGGCGCGCTTCGAGTTGACGCTGGGGTTCCAGCTGGAGGCGGGGACGGAGGCGGCGGTGCGGGAGGTCGCGTCGGATCTGGCGGCGGGGGCGCTGCCGATGCCCGCGTGGGAGCGGGTGCGGGACGAGGTACACGCGCTGCTGCGCTCGGCGGACGCGGCGCGGGGCGTGGGGCGGCTGGAGGAGCTGGGCCTGCTGGCCCTGACGGTGCCGGAGTTGCGCGAGGGGCGGGGCGTGGCGCAGGGCAGCTTTCATCATCTGGACGTGTTCGCGCATGGCGTGGAGGCGCTGCACCAGCTGATCGGGCGCTTCCCGGACGCCCCAGTGCCGCTGCGCTGGGCGGCGCTGCTGCATGACGTGGGCAAACCCCGCACGCTGGCGCGGGACGAGCTGACCGGGCGGGCATCGTTCCACGGACATGACAAGGTGGGGGCGGCCCTCACGGCGCAGGTGCTGACGCGCCTGAAACTGCCGGGCGAGGACGTGCGGCACGCGGCGGCGCTGGTGGGGGCGCACATGGTCCCGCTGCCCGCCAGCGAGCGGGAGGCGCGGCGCTTCGTGCACCGCCGCCGCGCGCTGCTGCCGGACCTGCTGGCGGTCATGCTGGCGGACCGGGAGGCGGCGCGCGGCCCGCTGAGCAGCGAGGCGTCCCGCCGGGCGTACGCGCGCGGCATCGAGCGGGTCCTGGCGGCGCTGGAGGAGCAGCCCAGCGCCCCGCCCCCGCTGCTGCGCGGCGAGGAGATTATGGCCCTGCTGGGCGTGCCACCCGGCCCCCGCGTGGGCGAGGCGACCCGCGCGCTGGCCGAGGCGGCGGCCCTGGGCGAGGTGACCACTCCCGAGGAGGTCCGCGCGTTCCTGCGCGCCTGGAACGCCGCGAACTAG